The Daucus carota subsp. sativus chromosome 7, DH1 v3.0, whole genome shotgun sequence genome window below encodes:
- the LOC108203983 gene encoding uncharacterized protein LOC108203983, with amino-acid sequence MAADDPTPLAQLLSVPIILSDRLRHAAAAATSFKSECSAVDNQAERITLMLRSAARYATTTASLYDTPVRRIVAEVDKNLSKALALVHKCRRRNILRRLFSIVSAADFKRVFSLLDASIGDLKWMLNLFDCDGGGVILSLPPIATNDPMLSWVWSLVASIYRGGFEGRISAVNELASVAKDNERNKKMIVEEGGVGALIKMLKECDSPNGQVAVANALLILADDGERVRVIAGEMGVGVIVGVLGSAVMRVQVVVADLVARMAEFDAGVREDFARENAIRPLVTLVSFETFVDDLRGGGGKQSLHSIVEINKQIGRNGFGSFGYKPGGLEGGGGGYGRRERGNETPEMKLKLKISCSQALRMLARGSVSNSRRITETKGLLCLAKLIETANGELRLNCLLTIMEITAAAESDAELRRAAFKTNSPAAKAVVDQLVKLIKDSNNPALQIPAMRSIGSLARTFPARETRVLVPIVEQLGNQNQEVSTEAAIALGKFTCPDNFLCAQHTKTIIEYRGMQSLMRLLRANEIAKFHGVVLLCYLALSVAEDEISEHGRMLTTLQGAERTYTTQSPEFKELISNAIRRLSVYHSGDISVKMS; translated from the coding sequence atggCGGCGGATGACCCCACACCACTCGCCCAGCTCCTCTCCGTCCCGATCATCCTCTCCGACCGCCTCCGCCACGCCGCTGCCGCCGCCACCTCCTTCAAGTCCGAGTGCTCTGCGGTCGACAACCAGGCCGAACGCATAACCCTCATGCTCCGCTCCGCCGCTCGCTACGCCACGACCACCGCTTCCTTATACGACACTCCGGTGCGTCGTATTGTCGCCGAAGTTGATAAGAATTTGTCCAAGGCGTTGGCGCTCGTTCACAAGTGTCGCCGGAGGAATATTCTGCGGCGGCTTTTTAGTATTGTGAGCGCCGCTGATTTTAAGAGGGTTTTTAGTTTGTTAGATGCTTCTATTGGTGATTTGAAGTGGATGCTTAATTTGTTTGATTGTGATGGTGGTGGTGTGATTTTATCGTTACCGCCTATAGCGACTAATGATCCGATGTTATCGTGGGTGTGGTCGTTGGTGGCTTCGATTTATCGAGGGGGGTTTGAAGGAAGAATTTCTGCGGTGAATGAGTTGGCGTCTGTGGCGAAGGATAATGAGAGGAATAAGAAGATGATTGTGGAGGAAGGGGGAGTGGGGGCTTTGATTAAGATGTTGAAGGAATGTGATTCTCCGAATGGGCAGGTTGCGGTGGCGAATGCGCTTCTGATTTTGGCGGATGATGGGGAGAGGGTGAGGGTGATCGCGGGGGAGATGGGGGTGGGGGTTATTGTGGGGGTTTTGGGGAGTGCGGTGATGAGGGTGCAGGTTGTGGTGGCGGATTTGGTGGCTAGGATGGCGGAGTTTGATGCGGGGGTGAGGGAGGATTTTGCTAGGGAGAATGCGATTAGGCCTTTGGTCACGTTGGTTTCGTTTGAGACGTTTGTTGATGATTTGAGGGGAGGTGGTGGGAAGCAGAGTTTGCATTCAATTGTAGAGATTAATAAGCAGATTGGGAGGAATGGTTTTGGTTCGTTTGGTTATAAGCCCGGGGGGTTGGAAGGTGGGGGAGGTGGTTAtgggaggagagagagagggaatgAGACTCCGGAAATGAAGCTGAAGTTGAAGATTAGTTGCTCTCAGGCTCTTAGGATGCTTGCTAGAGGTAGTGTCTCGAATAGTAGGAGGATTACTGAGACGAAGGGGCTGCTATGTTTGGCTAAACTCATTGAGACGGCAAATGGGGAACTGCGGTTGAATTGTTTGTTGACAATTATGGAGATTACAGCTGCAGCTGAGTCAGATGCTGAACTTAGGCGAGCAGCTTTCAAGACGAATTCCCCTGCTGCAAAGGCTGTTGTGGATCAGCTGGTCAAGTTAATTAAAGATTCAAACAACCCGGCATTGCAGATTCCTGCCATGAGATCAATTGGTTCCTTAGCTAGAACCTTTCCTGCACGAGAGACTCGGGTGCTTGTTCCAATAGTTGAGCAGCTGGGTAACCAGAACCAAGAGGTGTCAACAGAAGCTGCTATTGCCCTTGGAAAATTTACTTGTCCGGATAATTTTCTTTGTGCTCAGCACACAAAAACAATCATTGAATACCGCGGTATGCAATCACTGATGAGATTATTGAGGGCAAATGAAATAGCAAAGTTTCATGGAGTCGTTCTTCTTTGTTACCTTGCACTGTCTGTCGCGGAGGATGAGATTTCTGAGCATGGACGAATGTTGACAACTCTTCAGGGAGCAGAGCGTACCTACACAACTCAGTCACCGGAGTTCAAAGAATTAATTTCAAATGCAATACGTCGCCTTTCTGTTTATCATTCAGGGGATATTTCTGTCAAAATGTCATAG
- the LOC108193171 gene encoding F-box protein At1g70590, with amino-acid sequence MKPHRHRHYSTAMNQKTWPNSADTSHYTALSFYHKTRIDKPQNNRPHKRVSSTRRWVWVPKISPEAESRPSDPKRDFSMLPNDIIVRIAGGFNHPTLEAASLVCRAWCDALRPLSQAMRFLAWGKKYKHGRGGVEVDHERALDYFLRGVARGSTLAMVDAGLLYWDMGKKEEGMKFYRRAAELGHPAGQCNLGLSYLQIESPDLKEATKWLYKAANSGYVRAQYQLALCLQHGRGLKRDLCEAAKWCIKAAEGGYVRAMYNTSLCYQCGDGVAQSYQQSKSWMKRAADRGHSKAQFEHALGLFAEGKLKAAAVYLELAARAGETAAGHVRTALFEQMSPTSQERTIQLADNWRPLPAVH; translated from the exons ATGAAACCTCACCGTCACCGTCATTACTCGACGGCGATGAACCAGAAAACCTGGCCCAACTCCGCAGACACTTCCCACTACACCGCCCTATCATTCTACCACAAAACCCGCATCGACAAACCACAAAACAACCGCCCCCATAAGCGCGTATCCTCCACACGCCGCTGGGTGTGGGTTCCAAAAATATCGCCGGAGGCCGAATCCCGACCGTCGGATCCAAAACGCGATTTTTCCATGCTACCTAACGATATTATCGTAAGGATCGCCGGGGGTTTCAACCACCCCACGCTGGAAGCGGCGTCGCTGGTGTGCCGCGCGTGGTGCGACGCGCTGCGGCCTTTGAGTCAGGCCATGAGGTTTTTGGCGTGGGGGAAGAAGTATAAGCATGGGAGAGGTGGTGTTGAGGTTGATCATGAGAGAGCTCTTGACTATTTTTTGAGAGGGGTGGCGCGTGGCTCCACTCTCGCTATGGTTGATGCTGGGTTGCTTTATTGGGATATGGGGAAGAAAGAAGAGGGGATGAAGTTTTATAGAAGAGCTGCTGAGCTTGGTCATCCTGCTGGTCAATGCAATTTAGGTCTTTCTTACTTGCAAA TTGAATCACCGGACTTAAAGGAAGCAACTAAATGGTTGTATAAAGCAGCAAACTCGGGCTACGTACGTGCTCAGTATCAACTAGCTCTGTGTTTGCAGCATGGTCGTGGGCTGAAACGTGATTTGTGTGAAGCA GCTAAATGGTGTATTAAAGCTGCAGAAGGTGGGTATGTGCGTGCTATGTACAATACTTCCCTGTGCTATCAGTGTGGTGATGGCGTAGCACAGAGCTACCAGCAGTCAAAGAGCTGGATGAAGCGAGCTGCTGACCGTGGACACAGTAAAGCGCAGTTTGAGCATGCACTTGGCCTTTTTGCG GAAGGGAAGCTGAAGGCTGCCGCAGTTTACTTGGAGCTTGCCGCGCGGGCAGGGGAAACCGCTGCAGGTCATGTCAGGACTGCTCTATTTGAGCAGATGTCGCCAACTTCACAGGAAAGAACTATTCAACTTGCTGATAACTGGCGTCCTTTGCCTGCAGTGCACTAA